Part of the Nostoc sp. ATCC 53789 genome, CAATCTGGCTGTCTCGTGACAAACTACCTTATGCGTGGAATATTCTTGACAAAGGTGTTTGTGATGGTTGCGCTCTTGGAACAACCGGGATGAAGGATTGGACTTTAGATGGCATTCATCTCTGCAATGTCCGGTTGCGGCTGTTGCGGATGAATACTATGCCAGCTTTTGACCCTGTGCTATTGGAGGATGTCTCGCAGTTACAAAAGCAAAAAAGTGTCCAATTACGCGACTTGGGAAGACTTCCTTTCCCGATGATGCGTCAACGAGGGGAAAAAGGCTTTCGCCGTATTAGCTGGGATGAAGCTTTAGGGGTAATTAGCGATCGCATTCGCACCACTACACCAGACCGCCTTAGTTTTTATATTACCAGTCGCGGAACTGTCAACGAAACTTATTATGCTACCCAAAAAGCTGTACGGGCAATGGGAAGCAATAATATTGATAATGCTGCCCGCATCTGCCATTCTCCCAGTACGGCGGGACTGAAAGCTGCTTTGGGTGCAGGGGCCACCACGTGTTCTTATAAAGACTGGATTGGTACTGATTTATTAGTCTTCATTGGTTCCAACGTTGCCAATAATCAGCCAGTCACCGTTAAGTATCTCCATTACGCCAAAAAAGCTGGCACGAAAATTGTAGTCATTAACACTTACCGCGAACCAGGAATGGAGCGCTACTGGGTTCCCTCAATTGTGGAAAGTGCCGTTTTCGGTACAAAATTTGCCGAAGACTTCTTCTTAATCAACATGGGCGGGGATATAGCATTTTTGAATGGCACAATTAAATATATAATTGCTAACAACTGGGTAGACCAGTCATTTATAGATTTACACACAGTTGGCTTTGCCGAACTCAAAACATCTTTAGAAAGCCAATCTTGGGAAGAATTAGAGCGGCTTTCTGGTACATCCCGTGAGCAAATGTACGCCTTTGCCAAAATGGTCAAAGAAGCCAACAAAGCCGTATTTGTTTGGAGTATGGGCATTACCCAGCATGAATGCGGCGAAGATAATGTGCGAAGTATTATCAACTTAGCTCTTACCAAAGGTTTTGTCGGTCGGGAAGGCTGCGGTTTAATGCCAATTCGCGGCCACTCTGGGGTACAGGGTGGTGCAGAGATGGGCTGTTACGCCACAGTGTTTCCCGGTGGTAAACCCATTACCCCAGAAAATGCTGCCCAATTGAGTCAGCATTGGGGCTTTGATGTGCCAGCAAGTAAAGGTTTAATTGCTCCAGAAATGATTAATGCCGCATATCAGGGGGAATTAGATGTGTTATTTTCCGTGGGAGGGAATTTTTTAGAAGTGCTGCCAGAACCAGATTATGTGGAAGCGGCACTGAAGAAAATACCGTTGCGGGTACATACGGATATTGTTCTCTCCAGCCAAATGTTGGTGGAACCTGCTGATACTGTGGTGCTTTTACCTGCGACGACTCGCTACGAAATACCAGGGGGAGTAACAGAAACTAATACTGAACGCCGGGTAATTTTCAGTCCAGAAATTCCAGGGCCGCGCATTGGAGAAGCGCGTCCAGAGTGGGAAGTTTTTCTAGAATTAGCAAGGCGCGTGCAACCAGATTTGGCAGATAAGCTGGCTTTTGCTGACACAGCTGCTATCCGTCAAGAAATTGCTCAAATTGTCCCCCAATATGCCGGGATTCAACACTTACAGCAGGCTGGCGATCAATTTCAGTATGGCGGGTCACATTTGTGCTTTGGTTGGAACTTCCCTACGCCCGACGGGAAGGCGCACTTTGGCGTATTATTGCCACGCCAAAGGGAATTACCAGAAGGTTATTTCTTAGTAGCAACGCGCCGAGGCAAGCAATTTAATAGTATGGTACAGGAACGTAAGGATGCAATTACTGGGGCGGTGCGAGAGGCAGTGCTAATAAATGCTGCTGATGCGGCACTGTTGGATTTAAAAGATGGGGATAAGGTAATTCTTAAAAATGAGTTAAGTGAGTTGTTCTGTCAAGTTTATATTGCGCCAATTCAGTCAGGAAACTTGCAAGTCCATTGGCCAGAAGGAAATGTGCTACTAGATAAAAGTAAGCGATCGCTAGAAGGGGTTCCTGATTATAATGCGATCGCACGGTTGGAAAAAATCTGAATCAAGTCTGATTTTTTCAGCTTTAACATTTCCACCAGTAAATCCATTAACTTATATCCCAAAACCCCGTATGAAGAATTACACAGCGATCGCATGAAAAACCCTCTCCTGAACTTAAAATTTCTAAGATGGATATAAATGAACTTCTCAAATCTTATGCTGCTGGAGAAAGGAGCTTCCAAAGACTGAATCTGCAAGAAGCAGAATTAACAAATGTCAACCTCATAGGCGCAGATTTTAGCTATGCTGATTTACGTCAAACGCGACTTGGTAAAACTAATCTTAGCCAAGCTTGCTTACGGGAAGCAGACTTGAGTGAATCTATCCTTTGGGGTATAGATTTGAGTGAAGCAGACTTATATCGTGCTGTTCTCCGAGAAGCTGATTTAACGGGTGGAAAACTAGTCAATACACGCTTACAAGAAACAAATTTAATCAAAGCTAGTTTATGTGGTGCTAATTTGCATGGTGCAAACTTATCTGGTTCTCTGTTATTTCAAGCAGACTTACGCCCCAGTTCTGACCAGCGTACAGATTTAGGATATGCAGTTTTGACTGGGGCAGATTTGAGTTATGCTGATCTCAGAGCCGTTTCCTTGCATCACGCCAACTTAAATAAAGCAAAATTATGTCGCGCTAATCTCTCTAAAACAATCCTGTGGGGTAACTTAGCGGCGGATTTAAGTGGGGCTAGTCTACAAGGTGCTGACTTGAGCTATGCAAATCTAGATAGTACTATTTTGCGACAAGCAAATCTGCAAGGTGCTGACTTAACAGGGGCAATTCTTCTCAATGCCGATCTTCAGGGAGCAATCATGCCTGATGGCAAAGTTCATAATTGAGTTATTTGAGAGATGATAAAGTTGAGTTGTTTACATCAATTCTACAAATATTTATTTGAGAAATATTATTACAACCTTGTTTAGCCAATATGGAAGTAGTTTATCTGCTAAACGCGATCACTAGAGTCAATAAAAACTTTGGTAGTCTAGAAAATTCAGCCTATCCGCTACAGATTTACCAGATTCTTTTAGCTGGGGAAGTAAACAGCGTTTACTCAATAGCGATCGAACCTTATGAATAAAAACACTCACCACTGGTTTTTGCCAATCAAGTCAAAGGCAAAATAGAAATATATTGGTGAATTTCAAGGGCGATGCCTACTGCTGTAAACTACGCATTTTGTAGAATCATAAAATGCGTAGTTTACAGCAGGAAGTGCCATTAACGCACGGTTTTCCGTAAAGCTTCAGCATCAACGGGTTTAATCAGGTAAACCAACAGTAGATTCCAAACAATTGCTGCAATCCAAGGTAGTTTGCGAATCAGCTTCACAACTTTGGGTACAGAACTGCTCTCAATCTCTGCAATTTTCATGTTGTAACCCGCACAGCGTTGCAGGCGTGGGAAAAACTTGGGATGTTCGGTATTCAACATTACAGGGAAAGCTCGGCCCGCAGTCTCATTAGTGTTACGAACAACTTCGCGGTCAAATTCCGTCGCATCAAGTCCCAATGACGTGTAAAAACCAGCCCGTTCATGAACTGTCAAAGTGTGGGTAGCAAATACCGATAACAAGAAAAAGCGACTCCACAACCTAGCTTTCCAGTTGTTCCACAGTTGCGGTTGAGAACGTAAAAGCGCCTTGAATATATCCCCATGACGGTTTTCGTCCTGACACCAACTCTCAAAATATTGAAAGATCGGGTAAAACTCGTTTTCTGGGTGCTTTTCTAGATGTCTGTAGATAATGATGTAACGCCAGTACCCGATTTTTTCTGATAAGTAAACGGTGTAAAGTACCCACTCAATTGGGAAAAACGTATAGGTGCGGGTTTTCGTAACATTGCCTAAATCCAGGGAGAGTTTAAAATCGCCCATTGCTTTGTTGAGAAATCCGGCATGGCGAGCTTCATCACGTGCCATCAGTTGAAATATTTCCGCTAGCAGTGGACTGCGATTTTCCAGCTTGCGGGATAGTTCTTTGAATAGCAAGAAGCCAGAAAACTCAGAAATGCAAGAGCGTTCCAAATACTCAATAAATGCCTGTCTTGCTTCACCTTCAATGTGTTCCCAAGATTGGTTAAACACCTCATCCCGAACAAAATGATGACGGTTGTAGTCTGTCCGCATTTCTGCCAGCATTGCCTTTAACTCCGTCTCCTGGGCAGACAAATCCAGGTTGGCGGCAGTTTCAAAATCTGTAGTGTAAAACCGGGGGGTAAGTACAGTTTCTTTGCTGGGGGTTTTAATTTCTGGCTTGGGTAGGGTATTAACCATGTGTAATGCGGTAAGCAAGTAAATAGTTCTATAGTTATCAAGTTATAATAAATATGGTTCTTTTGCTAGACCTCTTTACAATCCTTCAGTAAAAGAGGAAATGCCCTACAGACTAACCCGTGTATAAGTCCTAATTTTATTAAGTTTTGAAACTCCTCTAATTTTAACAACTAAATAACTATATAGATATTTACAGGAAAAATTTCAGAGGTTTTAACATGAGTCGTCATTCCGATAATTCTCTGCAAGAATCTACAAATAACACAGTCTTGCTGGCATCACCTACCAACACGATACCCAAAGATTCACGAGAGCGAGTACAGCAATTCATGCATAACTTACAGGATGAGATTTGCAAAGGCTTAGAGCAACTTGACGGGGAAGCACGCTTTCATCAAGACTACTGGGAGCGAGCAGAAGGAGGAGAAGGACGTACCCGCGTGATTCGAGAAGGGCGGGTGGCGTGAACTTTTCCGCAGTTTGGGGAAATGGACTACCGCCTGCAATTTTGGCTCAACGACCAGAAGCGGCTGGACATAAGTTTTTTGCCACGGAAACTTCTATGGTGTTGCATCCCCGCAATCCCTATGTACCAACAGTACACTATACCGTCGAGGTCGTTATGCAGAGTTTAATTTGGTATACGACAGGGGAACAGTTTTCGGTCTGCAAACTCAGGGACGAGCGAAATCTATTTTCATGTCTCTAGCACGCTGGGAATATTGCTACGAGCCAGAACCAGGTACGCCTGAAGCACGACTCACGGAAATCTTTCTCCAGCCTCACGATTGGACGAATGAGGCCCTAATAAGTTCGTGAAAAAAGAAAAGCCTTCTCAAGATGAATTGAGAAGGCTTTTCTAAGTATTATCCCTGGCACCGAGCTATTTTTGCGTAGGGCGACCCCTAAACTATCGTTGCCGCAACAGCGTTTCACCTCTGAGTTCGGGAAGGGATCAGTGTGGTTCCACCGCGCAATAGACACCAGGAAAGATTGTAGGGTCAGAAGACCCTGAAGACTGCACAGAAACGCGAAACCAAATGATGTGAGGTCAAGCCCTCGGTCTGTTAGCACGGCTCGGCTACATACATTACTGCACTTCCACCTACCGCCTAAGAACGGGTGTTCTTCCCGTGACCTTACCCACTTACGTGGTGAGAGCACTCATCTTGAGGTGGGCTTCCCACTTAGATGCTTTCAGCGGTTATCCGCTCCGCACTTGGCTACCCAGCGTTTACCGTTGGCACGATAACTGGTACACCAGCGGTGCGTTCCTCCCGGTCCTCTCGTACTAAGGAGGACTCCTCTCAATGCTCTTACGCCTGCACCGGATATGGACCGAACTGTCTCACGACGTTCTGAACCCAGCTCACGTACCGCTTTAATGGGCGAACAGCCCAACCCTTGGGACGTACTTCCGCCCCAGGTTGCGATGAGCCGACATCGAGGTGCCAAACCTCCCCGTCGATGTGGACTCTTGGGGGAGATCAGCCTGTTATCCCTAGAGTAACTTTTATCCGTTGAGCGACGGCCATTCCACTCTGCGCCGTCGGATCACTAAGGCCTACTTTCGTACCTGCTCGACTTGTCAGTCTTGCAGTCAAGCTCCCTTTATGCCTTTACACTCGCCGCACGGTTTCCAAGCGTGCTGAGGGAACCTTTGCGCGCCTCCGTTACCTTTTAGGAGGCGACCGCCCCAGTCAAACTGCCCACCTGAAACTGTTCCCTGACCGGATAACGGTCATGGGTTAGAATTCTAGCTTCGCCAGAGTGGTATCTCACCGTTGGCTCCATACTCCCCACAAGGAATACTTCATCGCCTCCCACCTATCCTGCGCAAGCCAAGCCCGAACACAATTCCAGGCTACAGTAAAGCTTCATAGGGTCTTTCTGTCCAGGTGCAGGCAGTCCGTATCTTCACAGACATTCCTATTTCGCCGAGTCTCTCTCTGAGACACCATCCAGATCGTTACGCCTTTCGTGCGGGTCGGAACTTACCCGACAAGGAATTTCGCTACCTTAGGACCGTTATAGTTACGGCCGCCGTTCACCGGGGCTTCGGTCGCTAGCTTCAAGGTTTCCCCCTGACCAACTTCCTTAACCTTCCGGCACTGGGCAGGCGTCAGCCCCCATACTGCGTCTTAATGACTTTGCGGAGACCTGTGTTTTTGGTAAACAGTCGCCTGGATCTCTTCACTGCGACCCACGTCTTAGGTGGGCACCCCTTCTTCCGAAGTTACGGGGCCATTTTGCCGAGTTCCTTAGAGAGAGTTATCTCGCGCCCCTTGGTATTCTCAACCTCCCTACCTGTGTCGGTTTCGGGTACAGGTAACTGTAAGTTAACGTGTTTAGAGC contains:
- a CDS encoding FdhF/YdeP family oxidoreductase — its product is MLPKPKKYWTPQHWASWKPFGIGEQYPNNYWEVFRAIWLSRDKLPYAWNILDKGVCDGCALGTTGMKDWTLDGIHLCNVRLRLLRMNTMPAFDPVLLEDVSQLQKQKSVQLRDLGRLPFPMMRQRGEKGFRRISWDEALGVISDRIRTTTPDRLSFYITSRGTVNETYYATQKAVRAMGSNNIDNAARICHSPSTAGLKAALGAGATTCSYKDWIGTDLLVFIGSNVANNQPVTVKYLHYAKKAGTKIVVINTYREPGMERYWVPSIVESAVFGTKFAEDFFLINMGGDIAFLNGTIKYIIANNWVDQSFIDLHTVGFAELKTSLESQSWEELERLSGTSREQMYAFAKMVKEANKAVFVWSMGITQHECGEDNVRSIINLALTKGFVGREGCGLMPIRGHSGVQGGAEMGCYATVFPGGKPITPENAAQLSQHWGFDVPASKGLIAPEMINAAYQGELDVLFSVGGNFLEVLPEPDYVEAALKKIPLRVHTDIVLSSQMLVEPADTVVLLPATTRYEIPGGVTETNTERRVIFSPEIPGPRIGEARPEWEVFLELARRVQPDLADKLAFADTAAIRQEIAQIVPQYAGIQHLQQAGDQFQYGGSHLCFGWNFPTPDGKAHFGVLLPRQRELPEGYFLVATRRGKQFNSMVQERKDAITGAVREAVLINAADAALLDLKDGDKVILKNELSELFCQVYIAPIQSGNLQVHWPEGNVLLDKSKRSLEGVPDYNAIARLEKI
- a CDS encoding pentapeptide repeat-containing protein; the protein is MDINELLKSYAAGERSFQRLNLQEAELTNVNLIGADFSYADLRQTRLGKTNLSQACLREADLSESILWGIDLSEADLYRAVLREADLTGGKLVNTRLQETNLIKASLCGANLHGANLSGSLLFQADLRPSSDQRTDLGYAVLTGADLSYADLRAVSLHHANLNKAKLCRANLSKTILWGNLAADLSGASLQGADLSYANLDSTILRQANLQGADLTGAILLNADLQGAIMPDGKVHN
- the acsF gene encoding magnesium-protoporphyrin IX monomethyl ester (oxidative) cyclase — its product is MVNTLPKPEIKTPSKETVLTPRFYTTDFETAANLDLSAQETELKAMLAEMRTDYNRHHFVRDEVFNQSWEHIEGEARQAFIEYLERSCISEFSGFLLFKELSRKLENRSPLLAEIFQLMARDEARHAGFLNKAMGDFKLSLDLGNVTKTRTYTFFPIEWVLYTVYLSEKIGYWRYIIIYRHLEKHPENEFYPIFQYFESWCQDENRHGDIFKALLRSQPQLWNNWKARLWSRFFLLSVFATHTLTVHERAGFYTSLGLDATEFDREVVRNTNETAGRAFPVMLNTEHPKFFPRLQRCAGYNMKIAEIESSSVPKVVKLIRKLPWIAAIVWNLLLVYLIKPVDAEALRKTVR